From the genome of Kryptolebias marmoratus isolate JLee-2015 linkage group LG19, ASM164957v2, whole genome shotgun sequence, one region includes:
- the LOC108247674 gene encoding C-C chemokine receptor type 7-like translates to MDQHSHVVTSNFSALGPLPDPSWYSRGLVFSLCFSVGVPGNIAVIILRPNWEHLSSLSQSLMLNLAVSDLLCLLTLPLWIYALLFGWIFSLVSCKLLAYIVYCSIYGSLMTVTGLSIQRYFLVVHRLGCHQVRKRLLLVLLWLVAFILSIPYLVVRQVTRDEQWPGCRAQYSSDAQWLAVLITETIVGFASLSTVAFSYIRLKRKVNHAAFFNNPKTTLLITSIIVSFFVLWVPYHTTNVLGVAAIASKHEVLLKFYTNAWNIVAAITFLNSCLNPLLYAYMSCKICCVCQKKEPLKQNPRASQITNITTVAEQC, encoded by the coding sequence ATGGACCAACATTCTCATGTTGTAACTTCTAACTTCTCTGCTCTGGGACCTCTACCTGATCCTTCGTGGTATTCCAGAGGTCTGgtgttttctctttgcttcAGCGTGGGAGTTCCTGGAAACATTGCTGTCATTATTCTCAGACCTAACTGGGAGCACCTGTCCAGCCTGAGCCAGAGTTTGATGCTGAATCTGGCCGTGTCTGACCTGCTCTGTCTGCTGACCCTTCCACTGTGGATTTACGCTTTGCTCTTTGGATGGATATTTAGTCTTGTGTCCTGTAAGCTTCTAGCGTACATTGTGTACTGCAGCATTTATGGCAGCCTGATGACTGTGACTGGATTAAGCATCCAGCGTTACTTCTTGGTGGTGCACCGGCTGGGGTGCCATCAGGTACGAAAAAGACTGCTGCTGGTTTTGCTCTGGCTGGTTGCCTTTATACTATCCATTCCTTACTTGGTGGTTCGGCAGGTAACGAGAGATGAACAGTGGCCAGGCTGCCGTGCTCAGTATTCTTCTGATGCCCAGTGGTTGGCAGTGTTGATTACTGAAACCATCGTTGGATTTGCTTCCCTTTCTACTGTGGCATTTTCATACATTCGTCTCAAGAGGAAAGTTAATCATGCTGCCTTTTTCAACAATCCAAAGACAACTTTACTGATTACCAGCATAATTGTAAGCTTTTTTGTCCTGTGGGTTCCATATCATACCACAAACGTGCTGGGCGTGGCAGCCATTGCTTCAAAACATGAAGTCCTGTTGAAGTTTTACACAAATGCATGGAACATTGTCGCagcaataacatttttaaatagttgCCTAAACCCCCTTCTGTATGCCTATATGTCGTGCAAaatttgctgtgtctgtcaaaAAAAGGAACCACTGAAGCAGAACCCAAGAGCTTCCCAAATTACAAACATCACAACGGTTGCCGAACAATGttga
- the LOC108247673 gene encoding leukotriene B4 receptor 1-like, with protein MDQPDSTVATSNFSFPGLEPHSSWVSIRQAPAVVLSLCFSVGVPGNIAVIILRPNWEHLSRLSQSLMLNLAVSDLLCLLTLPLVIDALLHGWRFNLVSCKLLTYVVYCSIYCSQLTVTGLSIQRYLLVVHQQRCQQVQKRLVLVLLWLVAFILSTPHLVVQQLIPNQQWTDCRPQYSSDAQWMAVLMTETIVGIISFFIVMFSYIRIHKKVSQAAFFNNPQTTRLVTSIIVSFVVLWVPFLTTNVLGIAAICISNKGLKKFYDNLWNIVTAVTYVNRCLNPLLYAFTSRKVCNVCHKQEPVQQNQREPDIATSGGLS; from the coding sequence ATGGATCAACCTGATAGCACTGTGGCAACTTCTAACTTCTCTTTTCCAGGACTTGAACCTCATTCATCCTGGGTCTCCATTCGTCAAGCTCCTGCAGTGGTGTTGTCCCTCTGCTTCAGTGTTGGAGTGCCTGGAAACATTGCTGTCATTATTCTCAGACCTAACTGGGAGCACCTGTCCAGACTGAGCCAGAGTTTGATGCTGAATCTGGCCGTGTCTGACCTCCTCTGCCTGCTGACCCTTCCACTGGTGATTGATGCTTTACTCCACGGCTGGAGATTCAACCTGGTGTCCTGTAAGCTTCTAACATATGTTGTGTACTGCAGCATTTATTGCAGCCAGCTGACTGTGACTGGGTTAAGTATCCAGCGTTACCTCTTGGTGGTTCACCAGCAGAGGTGCCAACAAGTACAAAAAAGactggtcctggttctgctcTGGTTGGTTGCTTTTATCCTGTCTACTCCTCACTTGGTGGTTCAGCAGCTGATACCAAATCAGCAGTGGACAGACTGTCGACCTCAGTATTCTTCTGATGCCCAGTGGATGGCTGTGCTGATGACTGAGACAATTGTGGgaataatttccttttttatcgTAATGTTTTCATACATTCGCATCCATAAGAAAGTTAGTCAGGCAGCCTTTTTCAACAATCCTCAGACAACTCGACTGGTTACCAGCATCATTGTAAGTTTTGTTGTCCTTTGGGTTCCTTTTCTTACCACAAATGTGCTGGGCATAGCAGCTATTTGTATCAGCAATAAGGGGCTGAAGAAGTTTTACGACAACTTATGGAACATTGTCACAGCAGTAACATATGTCAACAGATGCCTGAATCCGCTTCTGTATGCCTTTACCTCTCGAAAAGTTTGCAATGTTTGTCACAAACAGGAACCAGTGCAGCAGAACCAAAGAGAGCCAGATATCGCTACAAGTGGAGGACTGTCATAA